A window of Longispora fulva contains these coding sequences:
- a CDS encoding Trm112 family protein, whose protein sequence is MALDTALLEILACPDTHHAPLTLDEAAATLTCTECGLIFPIRDGIPVLLLDEATRPAGDGR, encoded by the coding sequence ATGGCGCTTGACACCGCACTGCTCGAGATCCTCGCGTGCCCGGACACCCACCACGCCCCGTTGACCCTCGACGAGGCGGCGGCGACGCTGACCTGCACCGAGTGCGGCCTGATCTTCCCGATCCGGGACGGCATCCCGGTCCTGCTGCTGGACGAGGCGACCCGTCCGGCCGGTGACGGGCGGTGA
- a CDS encoding phosphomannomutase/phosphoglucomutase: MADLASIVKAYDVRGTVPDQLNPEVVRAIGAAFVQVLSADGPVERIVIGYDMRPSSPELAAAFAAGATALGADVVDAGLCSTDELYFASGSLDIPGVMLTASHNPAQYNGLKMCRKGAKPIGQDTGLRAIRDAAQAILDGADVVPVARPGVVAKQDLLVQYAGYLNALVDLTGIRPLKVVVDAGNGMAGHTIPAVFGLGAQGAANGSVLPLHVIPMYFELDGTFPNHEANPLEPANLVDLQKRVVAEGADIGLAFDGDADRCFVVDSDGAPVSPSAVTGLVAVRELAKNPGGTIIHNLITSRAVPEIVAENGGVAVRTRVGHSFIKEEMAKTGAVFGGEHSAHYYFKDFWGADTGLLAAMHVLAALGETDAPLSEIGARYERYAASGEINSTVADQAAKVAEIATAFPDADTDDLDGLTVSLPDGAWFNVRASNTEPLLRLNVEAPTAERMAQVRDEALAIIRR, from the coding sequence GTGGCTGACCTGGCCAGCATCGTCAAGGCGTACGACGTCCGGGGCACCGTCCCGGACCAGCTCAACCCGGAGGTGGTCCGCGCGATCGGCGCGGCGTTCGTCCAGGTTCTGTCCGCCGACGGCCCCGTCGAGAGAATCGTCATCGGGTACGACATGCGCCCGTCCTCGCCCGAGCTGGCCGCGGCGTTCGCCGCCGGGGCCACGGCGCTCGGTGCCGACGTGGTCGACGCGGGTCTGTGCTCCACCGACGAGCTGTACTTCGCCTCGGGTTCCCTGGACATCCCGGGCGTCATGTTGACGGCGAGTCACAACCCGGCGCAGTACAACGGGTTGAAGATGTGCCGCAAGGGCGCCAAGCCGATCGGGCAGGACACCGGGCTGCGCGCGATCCGCGACGCCGCCCAGGCCATCCTCGACGGCGCGGACGTGGTCCCCGTCGCCCGGCCGGGCGTGGTGGCGAAGCAGGACCTGCTGGTGCAGTACGCGGGGTATCTCAACGCGCTGGTCGACCTGACCGGCATCCGGCCGCTGAAGGTCGTGGTGGACGCCGGCAACGGCATGGCCGGGCACACCATCCCCGCCGTGTTCGGCTTGGGCGCGCAAGGCGCTGCCAACGGCTCGGTCCTGCCGCTTCATGTGATCCCGATGTACTTCGAGCTGGACGGCACCTTCCCGAACCACGAGGCCAACCCCCTGGAGCCGGCCAACCTGGTCGACCTGCAGAAGCGGGTCGTCGCGGAGGGCGCGGACATCGGGCTCGCGTTCGACGGGGACGCCGACCGCTGCTTCGTCGTCGACTCCGACGGGGCCCCGGTGTCGCCGAGCGCCGTGACCGGCCTGGTCGCGGTGCGCGAGCTGGCCAAGAACCCGGGCGGCACGATCATCCACAACCTGATCACCTCGCGGGCCGTGCCGGAGATCGTGGCCGAGAACGGCGGCGTCGCCGTCCGGACCCGGGTCGGGCACTCCTTCATCAAGGAGGAGATGGCCAAGACCGGCGCGGTGTTCGGTGGCGAGCACTCCGCGCACTACTACTTCAAGGACTTCTGGGGCGCCGACACCGGGCTGCTCGCCGCGATGCACGTGCTGGCGGCGCTCGGCGAGACCGACGCCCCGCTGTCGGAGATCGGCGCGCGCTACGAGCGGTACGCCGCGTCCGGCGAGATCAACTCCACTGTGGCCGACCAGGCCGCGAAGGTGGCCGAGATCGCGACGGCCTTCCCCGACGCCGACACCGACGACCTCGACGGCCTGACCGTCAGCCTGCCCGACGGCGCGTGGTTCAACGTCCGGGCGTCGAACACCGAACCCCTGCTCCGCCTGAACGTCGAGGCCCCCACCGCCGAGCGGATGGCCCAGGTCCGGGACGAGGCACTCGCAATCATCCGCCGCTGA
- a CDS encoding cation diffusion facilitator family transporter, producing MSAEGGTKAVVAALFANLGIAVTKFVAYGLTMSSSMLAEAIHSVADSGNQVLLLVGGKRASREATPQHPFGYGRQRYIYAFIVSIVLFTVGGLFALYESYHKLQHPEPITAWKWVPVTVLVVAIVLEGLSFRTAIKESRGPKGKASWAEFVRRARVPELPVILLEDFAALVGLVLALFGVGMTLITGDGIWDAIGTGMIGLLLVAVAVILAVEMNSLLIGESATEENEARIVTAITGGGEVDRIIHMKTLHLGPEELLVAAKVGIRHDSTAAEIAQGINAIEVRIREAVPIARVIYIEPDIYSTER from the coding sequence GTGAGCGCTGAGGGCGGCACCAAGGCCGTCGTCGCCGCGCTGTTCGCGAACCTGGGCATCGCGGTCACCAAGTTCGTCGCGTACGGGCTGACGATGTCCTCGTCCATGCTCGCCGAGGCCATCCACTCGGTGGCCGACTCGGGCAACCAGGTGTTGTTGCTGGTCGGGGGCAAGCGGGCGAGCCGGGAGGCGACCCCGCAGCACCCGTTCGGCTACGGCCGGCAGCGCTACATCTACGCGTTCATCGTGTCGATCGTGCTGTTCACGGTGGGCGGCCTGTTCGCGCTGTACGAGTCGTACCACAAGCTCCAGCACCCGGAGCCGATCACCGCGTGGAAGTGGGTGCCGGTCACGGTGCTCGTCGTGGCGATCGTCCTGGAGGGCCTGTCGTTCCGGACCGCGATCAAGGAGTCGCGCGGGCCGAAGGGCAAGGCGTCGTGGGCGGAGTTCGTCCGCCGGGCCCGGGTGCCGGAGCTGCCGGTGATCCTGCTGGAGGACTTCGCGGCGCTGGTCGGCCTGGTGCTGGCCCTGTTCGGCGTGGGCATGACCCTGATCACGGGCGACGGGATCTGGGACGCGATCGGCACCGGGATGATCGGTCTGCTGCTCGTCGCGGTGGCCGTGATCCTCGCGGTGGAGATGAACAGTCTGCTGATCGGCGAGTCGGCCACCGAGGAGAACGAGGCCCGGATCGTCACGGCGATCACCGGCGGCGGCGAGGTGGACCGGATCATCCACATGAAGACCCTGCACCTGGGGCCGGAGGAGCTGCTGGTCGCGGCCAAGGTCGGGATCCGGCACGACAGTACGGCCGCCGAGATCGCCCAGGGCATCAACGCCATCGAGGTGCGTATCCGCGAGGCCGTGCCCATCGCCCGGGTGATCTACATCGAACCGGACATCTACAGCACGGAGCGGTGA
- the manA gene encoding mannose-6-phosphate isomerase, class I yields MERLTGVIRPYAWGSRHALATLQGRPVPSEGPEAEFWLGAHPADPSALDRGRLDELITADPVGVLGEGPAAEFGPRLPFLFKVLAAEEPLSLQAHPDAARAAARYAEGNVNYVDDQHKPEILVALAPFETLCGFRDPGVTAGLLAGVPALAEPVALLRAGDLRGAVEFLLTAPPTLVAEVLAGGLPAEQAALVGHLAERYPGDLGALVALLLNHVVLEPGQAIFMPAGNLHAYIRGMGVELMAASDNVLRGGLTPKRVDVPELLEVLSFEALADPVVRSVPVSPGLELWPVPVREFALYRATVSDTPVRLDAPGPRIILCTSGRVSANGLDLGPGEAGFAAATEGPIVMTGQGEAYLAAIAR; encoded by the coding sequence ATGGAACGCCTGACTGGCGTGATTCGGCCCTACGCCTGGGGCTCCCGGCACGCGCTGGCCACCCTGCAGGGGCGGCCGGTGCCGAGCGAGGGCCCGGAGGCGGAGTTCTGGCTCGGGGCGCACCCGGCGGACCCGTCGGCCCTGGACCGGGGCCGGTTGGACGAGCTGATCACGGCGGATCCGGTCGGCGTGCTGGGCGAGGGGCCGGCGGCGGAGTTCGGGCCCCGGCTGCCGTTCCTGTTCAAGGTGCTGGCGGCTGAGGAGCCGCTGTCGTTGCAGGCGCACCCGGACGCGGCCCGCGCCGCCGCCCGGTACGCGGAGGGCAACGTCAACTACGTCGACGACCAGCACAAGCCGGAGATCCTGGTGGCGCTGGCCCCGTTCGAGACCCTGTGCGGTTTCCGGGACCCGGGCGTGACGGCCGGGCTGCTGGCCGGGGTGCCGGCGCTGGCCGAGCCGGTGGCGCTGCTGCGGGCCGGTGACCTGCGCGGGGCGGTGGAGTTCCTGCTCACCGCGCCGCCGACCCTCGTCGCCGAGGTGCTGGCCGGTGGGCTGCCGGCCGAGCAGGCGGCGCTGGTGGGGCACCTGGCCGAGCGGTACCCGGGGGATCTGGGTGCTCTGGTGGCCCTGCTGCTCAACCATGTGGTCCTGGAGCCGGGTCAGGCGATCTTCATGCCGGCGGGCAACCTGCACGCGTACATCCGGGGGATGGGCGTGGAGTTGATGGCGGCCAGCGACAACGTGCTGCGCGGCGGGCTGACCCCGAAGCGGGTGGACGTGCCGGAGCTGCTGGAGGTGCTGAGCTTCGAGGCGCTGGCCGACCCGGTGGTCCGGTCGGTGCCGGTGTCCCCGGGGCTGGAGCTGTGGCCGGTGCCGGTCCGGGAGTTCGCGCTGTACCGGGCGACGGTCTCCGACACGCCCGTGCGGCTCGACGCGCCGGGGCCGCGAATTATTTTGTGCACCTCGGGCCGGGTGTCGGCCAACGGGCTGGATCTGGGGCCGGGCGAGGCCGGGTTCGCCGCCGCGACCGAGGGACCGATTGTCATGACCGGTCAGGGTGAGGCGTATCTTGCGGCCATCGCCAGGTAG
- a CDS encoding SIS domain-containing protein: MNPLDGSAGVKGHRHIDEALLDDADGLAAADSGKMLLAVAGAGAQLREVAALASEINLSGLADEGRPRAVVIAGLGTAGRTGDVLSTVAGPRCPVPIIQHGGAPGWLSASDVVIAISASGRSPEALAAADSAARRGARLVAIGAPDSELQAMAERARAPFIPVPRRGPAMVSLWALTVPVLLAGRALGLVRIAEADFAETAARLDAEAERCRPAAESFTNPAKSLALDLANSVPIVWGSSALAAAGARRVADVLAANARYPAMADSLMEANRGRVGLLDGVFGGLAEGQRDIFADPSDEPDPTRLRIVLLRDGGLDTEDGASETPAIDERRAHAVERLAERRGVRCTVIRAEGGSPLERLASLVAVPDFASIYLALAHGLDPLATPAVSEMKELSAT; this comes from the coding sequence GTGAACCCGCTCGACGGTTCCGCCGGGGTCAAGGGCCACCGGCACATCGACGAGGCGCTGCTCGACGACGCCGACGGCCTGGCCGCCGCCGACTCGGGCAAGATGCTGCTCGCCGTGGCGGGCGCGGGCGCGCAGCTCCGCGAGGTCGCGGCGCTGGCCAGCGAGATCAACCTGTCCGGGCTCGCCGACGAGGGCCGCCCCCGGGCGGTCGTGATCGCCGGCCTCGGTACGGCGGGGCGGACCGGGGACGTGCTGTCCACGGTCGCCGGGCCGCGCTGCCCGGTGCCGATCATCCAGCACGGCGGTGCGCCGGGCTGGCTGAGCGCGAGCGACGTGGTGATCGCGATCTCCGCGTCCGGTCGCAGCCCGGAGGCCCTGGCCGCCGCCGACTCCGCCGCCAGGCGGGGCGCGCGGCTGGTCGCGATCGGCGCGCCGGACAGCGAGCTGCAGGCGATGGCCGAGCGGGCCCGGGCGCCGTTCATCCCGGTGCCCCGGCGCGGGCCGGCCATGGTCAGCCTGTGGGCCCTGACCGTGCCGGTGCTGCTCGCCGGCCGGGCGCTGGGCCTGGTCCGGATCGCGGAGGCGGACTTCGCGGAGACCGCCGCCCGGCTCGACGCCGAGGCGGAGCGCTGCCGGCCGGCCGCGGAGTCGTTCACCAACCCGGCGAAGTCGCTGGCGCTGGACCTGGCGAATTCGGTACCCATCGTGTGGGGCTCTTCCGCCCTCGCCGCCGCCGGTGCCCGCAGGGTCGCCGACGTGCTCGCTGCCAACGCGCGCTACCCGGCAATGGCCGACTCGCTGATGGAGGCCAACCGGGGCCGGGTCGGCCTGCTCGACGGCGTGTTCGGCGGCCTCGCCGAGGGCCAGCGCGACATCTTCGCCGATCCGTCGGATGAGCCGGACCCGACCCGGCTGCGGATCGTGCTGCTCCGCGACGGCGGCCTCGACACCGAGGACGGCGCGTCGGAGACCCCGGCGATCGACGAGCGCCGGGCGCACGCGGTGGAGCGGCTGGCCGAGCGGCGCGGCGTGCGCTGCACGGTGATCCGCGCCGAGGGCGGCTCTCCCCTGGAGCGGCTGGCTTCGCTCGTCGCCGTGCCCGACTTCGCGTCGATCTACCTGGCGTTGGCGCACGGGCTGGACCCGTTGGCGACCCCCGCCGTGTCGGAAATGAAGGAGCTCTCCGCTACATGA